A genomic segment from Aegilops tauschii subsp. strangulata cultivar AL8/78 chromosome 1, Aet v6.0, whole genome shotgun sequence encodes:
- the LOC109735678 gene encoding pre-mRNA cleavage factor Im 25 kDa subunit 2, with amino-acid sequence MVGAPSSPVVNVYPLANYTFGTKEAKMEKDTSVADRLARMKVNYMKEGMRTSVEAILLVQEHNHPHILLLQIGNTFCKLPGGRLKPGESEIEGLKRKLCSKLAVNSPSFPPNWQVGECVAEWWRPNFETVMYPYCPPHITKPKECKKLFIVHLTEREYFAVPRNLKLLAVPLFELYDNVQRYGPVISTIPQQLSRFQFNMVSS; translated from the exons ATGGTGGGCGCTCCGTCCTCGCCGGTGGTGAACGTGTACCCGCTCGCCAACTACACGTTCGGCACCAAGGAGGCCAAGATGGAGAAGGACACCTCCGTCGCCGACCGCCTTGCTCGCATGAAAGTCAA CTACATGAAAGAAGGAATGCGAACAAGTGTTGAAGCAATCCTATTG GTGCAAGAGCACAACCACCCCCACATACTGTTGTTGCAAATTGGAAACACATTTTGCAAACTTCCTGGTGGACGGTTGAAGCCTGGAGAAAGTG AAATTGAGGGCCTGAAAAGGAAGCTGTGCAGCAAGCTTGCAGTTAACTCACCTTCCTTTCCACCTAACTGGCAG GTTGGTGAGTGTGTTGCTGAATGGTGGAGGCCAAACTTTGAAACCGTGATGTATCCTTACTGCCCTCCACATATAACAAAGCCCAAG GAGTGCAAGAAGCTTTTCATTGTTCACCTAACTGAAAGGGAGTATTTCGCTGTTCCAAGGAACTTGAAGCTACTTGCTGTTCCACTGTTTGAACTATATGACAATGTTCAG CGGTATGGGCCAGTGATTTCCACCATCCCGCAGCAGCTGTCCAGGTTCCAGTTCAACATGGTGAGCTCGTAA
- the LOC109735674 gene encoding pentatricopeptide repeat-containing protein At3g29230 has translation MSLLEARLPAVAKNCTRRQLDQIHGLLLTSSLHRLPGLPALLVRRATDVGDMAHADLLFSSFLRSGAPHDAALYNAMIRGCSYHGPHERALELFDEMPRRGLVADGFTYPYVLDACARLRARPRGEGVHGRVLKEGLDHVPAVGSSLLAFYVSGGGGSLGDARRLFDGLRVRSVGLSNHMMAEYAKAGDAGSARELFDAMPARDAVSWNSMLAVHVRSGDVAAAKELFAEMPERDVVSWTTMLRALSVAGDFAGMRSLFGQMPERNLVSWNCVLSSYTRHGRFSQALRLFPWMLLEGHTPNSFTVVSLLSACEHLRKLRMGRWVHANLVTPALQAHAAVGTALVEMYAMCGDVARALVIFTKMRSKDVFAWNVMIRGLAVHGRAGDALRLFDLMKRQGFRPDRFTFMGVLLACSHGGLVDEGRRAFDAMQREHGVRPSPEHYGCLVDLLCRGGDVDGAVGVVRAMPCRPDQGVWRALLGGCGVRAGLGSAEVAATATVGWSEDGERAPLSDLFKISK, from the coding sequence ATGAGCCTCCTGGAAGCCCGCCTCCCGGCCGTCGCCAAGAACTGCACCCGCCGGCAGCTCGACCAGATCCATGGCCTCCTCCTCACCTCCTCCCTCCACCGTCTCCCGGGCCTGCCCGCCCTCCTCGTCCGCCGCGCCACCGACGTCGGCGACATGGCCCACGCCGACCTGCTCTTCTCCTCGTTCCTCCGGTCGGGGGCGCCGCACGACGCCGCTCTTTACAACGCCATGATCCGCGGGTGCTCGTACCACGGCCCCCACGAGCGCGCGCTGGAGCTGTTCGACGAGATGCCGCGCCGGGGCCTGGTGGCCGACGGATTCACCTACCCGTACGTCCTGGACGCGTGCGCGCGGCTCCGGGCGCGGCCGCGCGGCGAGGGCGTCCACGGCCGGGTCCTGAAGGAGGGGCTCGACCACGTGCCGGCCGTCGGGAGCTCGCTGCTCGCGTTCTAcgtctccggcggcggcggctcgctgGGCGACGCGCGGAGGCTGTTCGACGGATTGCGCGTCAGGTCCGTGGGCCTGTCGAACCACATGATGGCGGAGTACGCCAAGGCCGGGGACGCCGGCTCCGCGCGGGAGCTCTTCGACGCGATGCCGGCCAGGGACGCCGTGTCGTGGAACTCGATGCTCGCCGTGCACGTCAGGTCGGGCGACGTCGCGGCGGCGAAGGAGCTCTTCGCGGAGATGCCGGAGAGGGACGTCGTGTCGTGGACGACGATGCTGAGGGCGCTGTCCGTGGCGGGCGACTTCGCCGGCATGAGGAGCCTGTTCGGCCAGATGCCGGAGAGGAACCTGGTGTCCTGGAACTGCGTGCTCTCGAGCTACACCCGGCACGGCAGGTTCTCGCAGGCCCTCCGCCTCTTCCCATGGATGCTGCTCGAAGGCCACACGCCCAACAGCTTCACCGTCGTGTCGCTCCTCTCGGCCTGCGAGCACCTCCGGAAGCTCCGGATGGGCCGGTGGGTGCACGCCAACCTGGTGACGCCGGCGCTGCAGGCCCACGCCGCCGTCGGGACGGCGCTGGTGGAGATGTACGCCATGTGCGGCGACGTAGCCCGTGCGCTCGTCATCTTCACCAAGATGCGCAGCAAGGACGTGTTCGCCTGGAACGTGATGATCAGGGGCCTGGCGGTGCACGGGCGGGCCGGCGACGCGCTCAGGCTGTTCGacctcatgaagcggcagggctTCCGGCCCGACCGCTTCACCTTCATGGGCGTGCTGCTGGCGTGCAGCCACGGGGGGCTCGTCGACGAAGGGCGCCGGGCGTTCGACGCGATGCAGAGGGAGCACGGCgtccgcccctcgccggagcactACGGCTGCCTGGTCGACCTGCTCTGCCGCGGCGGCGATGTCGACGGGGCGGTGGGAGTGGTGCGCGCGATGCCTTGCCGGCCGGACCAGGGGGTCTGGAGGGCGCTGCTCGGCGGGTGCGGCGTTCGGGCCGGCCTCGGGTCGGCCGAGgtcgcggcgacggcgacggttgGCTGGTCGGAGGATGGCGAGCGTGCGCCGTTGAGCGATCTCTTCAAGATAAGCAAGTAG
- the LOC109735680 gene encoding nuclear transcription factor Y subunit C-3-like, with amino-acid sequence MRISRPYSGVSRSGATARTGPHALPLARIKKIMKRSAGDGSGGDGAGARMISGEAPVVFSRACELFVAELTQAAWAATLEGRRRTVHAEDVAAAVRDTDLFDFLVDVVKPRPGDDSVGDGVGLAPAAGAHGGALD; translated from the coding sequence ATGAGGATTTCGAGGCCGTACTCGGGGGTGTCCAGAAGCGGGGCGACGGCGAGGACGGGGCCGCACGCACTGCCGCTGGCGCGGATCAAGAAGATCATGAAGCGGTCGGCGGgggacggcagcggcggcgacggcgccgggGCCAGGATGATCTCGGGCGAGGCGCCCGTGGTGTTCTCCAGGGCGTGCGAGCTGTTCGTCGCCGAGCTGACGCAAGCCGCCTGGGCCGCCACGCTCGAGGGCCGGCGCCGGACCGTGCACGCCGAggacgtcgccgccgccgtcaggGACACCGACCTCTTCGACTTCCTCGTCGACGTCGTCAAGCCCAGGCCAGGTGACGATAGCGTCGGTGACGGAGTCGGCCTCGCGCCGGCCGCCGGTGCCCACGGCGGCGCGCTCGACTAG